One window of Anaerolineales bacterium genomic DNA carries:
- a CDS encoding RNA methyltransferase yields MRKNTTNPIFEIRVCENCGLRYPLQVTPSAGGRCPTCLGKTRSVLQKPIPDREREFDGRGKRIATQRAVLLDNIRSAWNVGSIFRSADGFGFDHIHLCGITPTPDNEAVVKTSLGAEENIQWTYHKDAVELVMELKKESWRVIALEDEQTANEIGQTPPAAGERSVLILGNEVTGIDPGLIALSDEILFIPMRGKKRSLNVAIAFSVAAYALSK; encoded by the coding sequence ATGAGAAAAAATACGACCAACCCCATCTTCGAAATACGCGTCTGTGAGAATTGCGGCCTGCGATACCCCTTGCAAGTTACACCCTCTGCGGGAGGGCGCTGCCCAACCTGCCTGGGAAAGACCCGCTCCGTCCTGCAAAAGCCCATTCCGGACAGAGAACGCGAATTCGATGGAAGGGGGAAGCGAATCGCTACTCAACGCGCAGTTTTGCTAGACAACATCCGCTCGGCATGGAACGTGGGCTCGATCTTTCGCAGCGCAGACGGTTTCGGCTTCGACCATATCCACCTATGCGGAATCACGCCCACACCGGATAACGAGGCGGTGGTTAAAACCTCGCTCGGCGCCGAAGAAAATATTCAATGGACGTATCACAAAGACGCCGTGGAGCTCGTCATGGAACTAAAAAAGGAGAGTTGGCGGGTGATCGCGTTGGAGGATGAACAGACCGCAAATGAAATAGGGCAAACGCCGCCTGCCGCAGGTGAAAGATCTGTCCTCATTCTCGGCAATGAAGTGACGGGAATCGACCCGGGGTTGATCGCCCTTTCTGACGAAATTCTTTTCATCCCCATGCGCGGAAAGAAGCGCTCTCTGAACGTGGCAATCGCTTTCAGCGTAGCGGCTTACGCACTAAGCAAATAA
- a CDS encoding FAD-binding protein, which yields MDILEELRPRFKGDLRLDPASRLLYSTDASSYQIEPLGVAIPKTQDDLHTAVEFAAKHKIPILPRGSGSSLAGQAIGESLILDCSRHLDSILEIDHEGQFAVVEPGVILADLNRAAGKHGLIFGPDPASAERATMGGVIGNNATGAHSILYGMSADHLLEAEVILSDGSLSSWGIVKSTNGNGDRELKIISAVNEIKANYAEAIKKTFPKSWRNSAGYRLNYLLPWSAAEPPQWRGDSYPADLAPDTWNLAHLLAGSEGTLAVIRKLKVRLVPKPKHTILGVLSYSSIASACDDVPRLLGMDPSAIELIPRLILRNARSIPHYARQMGWVMGDPAAILVVEFSGDDPSALMNSARKLGGISAIAETTADQAQIWNIRKVGLGILDSQPKSARPVAFIEDCAIPVERLGGFVREVERILEAHATFGGIYAHASAGCLHIRPVLDLQKGEGVRFMREIAEQVFALTMGLGGAMSSEHGDGIARGEFIERTYGPEVTKAMRLLKQAADPDNILNPKKLFDAPPMDMNLRYGAGYRAKAWEPVMHFTHERGLEGAIESCNGQGVCRKTTGVMCPSFQATREEANSTRGRANLLRGLMSLRAGGEAISDLKSGLLRREELPPRNDIIEATFQALDLCLACKGCTSECPSGVDMPKLKYEFMNQYYKSHRRPLRDYLFGYFHIAARLLSPIAPLANFFTQRHWSRKAIASALGIARQRQFPKFTRRSRFKRDVVSGESVILLSDVFSHYIEPEVEEAAIAILNRLGYEVKVLPVIGAGASLLSKGFLDAARSHAGKVLGEIHRLDGGAGLSVVGCEPPEVYCLKHEYRALLPNRSEEIESLTRRVWLVDEFILRVVNTGKLGIVRLSFEEEKKHITFHPHCHQRAEAPAEDGLPTGVAATVEMLNFFGYDASVINAGCCGMAGTFGFDAEHYELSIQVGELSVLPKIREKGMGNSELVSSGAACRMQIEHGAGVEARHPLLLVRERLEI from the coding sequence GTGGATATTCTCGAGGAATTAAGACCACGCTTCAAAGGCGACCTTCGTCTTGATCCTGCCTCCAGGCTTTTATATTCCACGGATGCCTCGTCGTATCAGATCGAGCCGCTTGGGGTGGCGATTCCCAAAACACAGGACGACCTTCATACCGCGGTCGAGTTTGCGGCAAAACACAAAATCCCTATCCTCCCGCGCGGATCGGGCTCCTCGCTTGCAGGTCAGGCCATCGGCGAATCGTTGATCCTGGATTGTTCCCGCCATCTCGATTCGATCCTTGAAATAGATCACGAAGGACAATTTGCCGTCGTCGAGCCCGGCGTCATCCTTGCGGACTTGAACCGTGCCGCCGGAAAACATGGATTGATATTTGGTCCCGACCCCGCTTCCGCCGAACGCGCCACCATGGGCGGAGTGATCGGCAACAATGCCACCGGAGCACATTCCATTTTGTACGGCATGAGCGCTGATCACTTGTTGGAAGCGGAAGTAATTTTAAGCGATGGAAGTTTAAGCTCGTGGGGTATAGTGAAAAGCACAAATGGTAACGGGGATCGGGAACTGAAGATTATTTCCGCCGTGAATGAAATCAAAGCGAATTATGCCGAAGCCATCAAGAAAACCTTTCCCAAGTCCTGGCGGAACTCGGCTGGTTATAGACTTAATTATTTGCTGCCTTGGTCCGCCGCAGAGCCGCCTCAATGGAGAGGTGACTCGTATCCCGCCGACCTGGCGCCTGATACCTGGAACCTGGCACATCTATTGGCGGGCAGTGAAGGTACTCTTGCTGTAATCCGAAAACTCAAGGTCAGGCTCGTCCCCAAACCGAAACATACCATTCTCGGAGTATTGTCTTATTCGAGCATTGCATCAGCATGTGATGACGTTCCGCGATTATTGGGAATGGACCCGAGCGCGATCGAATTAATACCGCGATTGATTCTTCGCAACGCAAGGAGCATTCCACACTACGCGCGTCAAATGGGCTGGGTGATGGGAGATCCTGCCGCTATTCTCGTTGTCGAGTTTAGCGGGGATGATCCGTCTGCGTTGATGAATTCAGCTCGGAAATTGGGCGGGATATCGGCGATAGCCGAAACAACGGCGGACCAGGCTCAGATCTGGAATATCCGCAAAGTGGGGTTGGGGATTTTGGATTCACAACCAAAATCCGCCCGGCCGGTTGCTTTTATCGAGGATTGTGCGATTCCTGTGGAAAGACTTGGCGGTTTCGTCCGCGAAGTGGAGCGGATTCTCGAAGCACATGCCACATTTGGAGGGATCTACGCCCACGCCTCCGCGGGTTGTTTGCACATCCGCCCGGTGTTGGATTTGCAAAAGGGCGAAGGCGTGCGCTTCATGCGCGAGATTGCAGAACAGGTCTTTGCGCTGACGATGGGTCTCGGCGGTGCGATGAGCAGCGAGCACGGAGACGGTATCGCTCGCGGTGAATTCATAGAGCGCACCTACGGACCTGAAGTGACGAAGGCAATGCGCCTGTTGAAACAAGCCGCCGATCCCGATAATATCCTGAACCCGAAAAAGTTATTCGACGCGCCGCCAATGGACATGAATCTACGATACGGCGCGGGTTACCGGGCGAAAGCATGGGAACCCGTTATGCATTTCACTCATGAACGAGGGCTGGAAGGCGCCATCGAATCCTGCAACGGGCAGGGAGTTTGTAGAAAAACAACCGGCGTGATGTGCCCGTCCTTCCAGGCAACAAGAGAGGAAGCCAACTCCACCCGTGGCAGGGCGAATTTATTGCGGGGATTAATGTCTTTGCGAGCCGGAGGCGAAGCGATCTCCGACTTGAAGAGTGGATTGCTTCGTAGGGAAGAACTCCCCCCTCGCAATGACATCATCGAAGCTACCTTTCAGGCTCTCGATCTCTGCCTCGCCTGCAAAGGCTGCACCTCCGAATGTCCCAGCGGCGTGGACATGCCGAAGTTGAAATACGAATTCATGAACCAGTACTACAAATCGCACCGCCGCCCGCTGCGCGATTATCTCTTTGGTTATTTCCACATTGCCGCCCGCCTTCTCAGTCCCATTGCCCCTTTGGCGAATTTTTTCACGCAGCGGCATTGGTCTCGCAAAGCCATTGCCAGTGCTCTGGGAATAGCCCGTCAAAGACAATTCCCGAAATTCACCCGCAGGTCACGCTTCAAGCGTGACGTGGTATCGGGCGAAAGCGTCATACTTTTATCCGATGTCTTCTCTCATTACATCGAACCGGAAGTGGAAGAAGCCGCCATCGCGATTCTCAACAGGCTTGGGTATGAAGTCAAAGTTCTCCCGGTCATCGGAGCCGGGGCATCCCTGCTCTCGAAGGGATTCCTCGATGCAGCGCGGAGTCATGCCGGGAAAGTTTTGGGCGAAATCCACAGGCTGGATGGGGGAGCAGGTTTGAGCGTCGTCGGATGCGAACCTCCCGAAGTGTATTGCCTCAAACATGAGTATCGGGCATTGTTGCCGAATCGTAGTGAGGAGATCGAGTCACTCACAAGGCGTGTGTGGCTGGTTGACGAATTTATATTGCGTGTAGTCAACACGGGGAAATTGGGGATCGTTCGACTGAGTTTTGAAGAGGAAAAAAAGCATATCACTTTTCATCCTCACTGCCATCAGCGTGCAGAAGCCCCTGCGGAAGACGGACTGCCAACAGGCGTTGCTGCCACCGTTGAGATGTTGAACTTCTTTGGATATGATGCAAGTGTGATCAATGCGGGTTGCTGCGGCATGGCAGGCACGTTCGGATTCGATGCTGAGCATTACGAACTTTCGATACAGGTGGGGGAATTGAGCGTGCTGCCGAAGATCAGGGAGAAGGGAATGGGGAATAGTGAACTGGTTTCCAGCGGCGCGGCGTGCCGGATGCAGATCGAGCATGGGGCGGGAGTCGAGGCGCGGCATCCGCTGTTGTTGGTCCGTGAGAGGTTGGAGATATAA
- a CDS encoding LysM peptidoglycan-binding domain-containing protein: MTQKRRIQIFLLLAVLVAALGFTRPASAWYCSSYVTVQWGDTLSGIAAYCGTTVEAIRAANPGLGWWVYAGQVLYIPTGSSYSYTPVTYSYSYSGTYVVQWGDTLAKIAAAHGVTVNDLLAANPNIWSASLIYAGQVIYVPAAPAYHTVTYGQTMRSIAAWYGTTVYALQQLNPQIWDVNLIYPGQVIRVR, translated from the coding sequence ATGACCCAGAAACGAAGAATTCAAATATTCCTTCTGCTTGCCGTCCTTGTTGCTGCTCTTGGTTTTACCCGGCCCGCCTCCGCCTGGTATTGTAGTTCCTATGTCACCGTCCAATGGGGAGATACCCTGAGCGGGATCGCCGCTTATTGCGGCACCACCGTCGAAGCAATCCGCGCCGCGAACCCGGGCTTGGGCTGGTGGGTGTATGCCGGGCAGGTCCTTTACATCCCGACCGGGTCTTCGTACTCCTATACACCGGTGACCTATTCATATTCCTATTCCGGGACATATGTCGTCCAGTGGGGCGATACCCTTGCGAAGATCGCAGCCGCGCATGGGGTCACCGTCAACGACTTGCTTGCCGCCAATCCGAATATCTGGAGCGCCAGCCTGATCTATGCCGGTCAGGTGATCTACGTGCCCGCCGCGCCCGCCTATCACACCGTCACCTACGGTCAGACCATGCGGAGCATCGCAGCCTGGTACGGAACCACCGTCTACGCCCTGCAGCAGCTCAACCCGCAGATTTGGGATGTCAATCTTATCTACCCGGGTCAGGTGATTCGGGTTCGCTGA
- a CDS encoding PspC domain-containing protein codes for MNAQRTALRRSKHDRIIAGVCGGLGEFFGISPFWFRLAMFIAFIPGGVPGILIYLIAMVVIPSE; via the coding sequence ATGAACGCTCAACGAACAGCTTTACGACGGTCAAAACACGACCGAATCATCGCCGGGGTGTGCGGCGGGCTTGGCGAGTTCTTCGGAATCAGCCCATTCTGGTTCCGCCTTGCCATGTTCATCGCCTTCATTCCGGGAGGCGTGCCGGGAATTTTGATCTACCTCATCGCGATGGTCGTCATCCCGTCGGAGTAA
- a CDS encoding methylenetetrahydrofolate reductase C-terminal domain-containing protein: MPGFTPGRRYQPPFMPFKRQPFKKRALAAIELAVKGPLFGCRMCGNCLLQETALICPMECPKGLRNGPCGGSTPEKCYVDESRPCIWYKIYERSFKLGREALLLEVLPPMDWSKTGTDAWSDVFEQAGKVGIKNIVTGLTSGEAGAVTRTLDSIFKPVRQPDWWQGDAEYHAPKYTAPASELERRLKAGEFVVAAEVTPPLSINTDKLKQNIELLKPYVAAINFTDSASAIPRISSWACSKMALDLGADPVMQITGRDHTRVNLQSSVMGASVLGVRNVLCLTGDSMVLGPGPQGRMDIVDLDGIQMLWILRRMRDEAKYLDGREIQTPPKYFLGAAASPFASNMKFQALREQKKVNAGAQFFQTNVVFDADALDEWLNEIAKRDILDKVYIMIGITPLKSYKTAVYMDKKIPGVFVPEKILKRMEKAKEKGNEKDEGLQIALELVEKIKTKQGVNGIHIMAVGWEEIVPRIVVEAGLGNKVGSNADNRKSGQLDELVPGQVTPMTSF, translated from the coding sequence ATGCCAGGTTTCACGCCGGGACGCCGGTATCAACCCCCCTTTATGCCGTTCAAGCGCCAGCCGTTCAAAAAACGCGCGCTGGCCGCCATCGAACTTGCGGTCAAAGGTCCATTATTTGGATGCCGCATGTGTGGAAACTGCCTCCTGCAGGAGACGGCGTTGATCTGCCCGATGGAGTGCCCGAAAGGGCTACGCAATGGTCCCTGTGGCGGCTCGACCCCCGAGAAATGTTATGTCGATGAGTCGCGTCCGTGCATCTGGTACAAGATCTACGAAAGGTCGTTCAAGCTGGGGCGTGAGGCACTGCTGCTCGAAGTTCTGCCGCCGATGGATTGGAGCAAAACCGGGACGGATGCCTGGAGCGATGTGTTCGAACAGGCTGGCAAGGTGGGGATAAAGAACATTGTCACGGGTCTGACTTCAGGGGAAGCCGGTGCAGTGACCCGGACACTTGATTCCATCTTCAAACCTGTGCGCCAACCCGATTGGTGGCAAGGCGACGCGGAATATCACGCGCCGAAATATACCGCGCCCGCCTCAGAACTCGAACGCAGACTAAAAGCAGGTGAATTCGTCGTTGCGGCAGAAGTCACCCCTCCCCTATCGATCAACACGGATAAACTCAAACAAAACATCGAATTGCTCAAGCCGTATGTGGCTGCGATCAATTTCACTGACAGTGCTTCGGCGATTCCGCGCATATCCTCCTGGGCGTGCAGCAAAATGGCATTAGACCTGGGCGCTGACCCTGTCATGCAGATCACCGGGCGAGATCATACACGGGTCAATTTACAATCAAGCGTGATGGGCGCATCTGTATTGGGCGTGCGCAACGTGCTCTGTCTGACCGGGGACAGCATGGTTCTGGGACCAGGTCCGCAGGGGCGCATGGATATCGTGGACCTTGACGGGATCCAGATGCTGTGGATCCTGCGCCGGATGCGGGACGAAGCGAAGTATCTAGACGGGCGCGAGATTCAAACCCCGCCCAAGTACTTCCTGGGCGCGGCGGCATCGCCCTTCGCTTCGAATATGAAATTTCAGGCACTGCGCGAACAGAAGAAGGTCAATGCCGGGGCGCAGTTCTTCCAGACCAACGTGGTCTTCGATGCGGATGCGTTGGATGAATGGCTGAACGAGATCGCCAAGCGGGACATTCTCGACAAGGTCTACATCATGATCGGAATCACGCCGCTCAAGAGTTACAAGACCGCCGTGTACATGGACAAGAAAATACCCGGCGTGTTCGTGCCGGAGAAAATCCTCAAGCGCATGGAAAAGGCAAAAGAAAAAGGGAATGAAAAGGATGAAGGCTTACAGATCGCGCTGGAGTTGGTGGAAAAGATCAAGACCAAACAGGGCGTGAACGGAATACACATCATGGCGGTGGGCTGGGAAGAGATCGTGCCGAGAATCGTCGTCGAAGCGGGTTTGGGCAATAAAGTGGGGTCAAACGCGGATAATCGAAAATCAGGTCAATTGGATGAGCTCGTCCCCGGTCAGGTCACGCCAATGACCAGCTTCTAA
- a CDS encoding pseudouridine synthase, whose protein sequence is MRYIIFNKPYGVLSQFTDEGTGHPTLKDFINIPGIYAAGRLDRDSEGLLLLTDDGALIKRLTDPKHHLEKTYLVMVEGEPTPEKLNQLSSGIQIKGHFTRPASFRLIADPILPARPRPVTPHGPTHWLEVKLSEGKKRQIRHMTAAVGLFALRIIRVAIGTVRLGNLEAGHWRDLTGDELIQLT, encoded by the coding sequence ATGCGTTATATCATCTTCAACAAACCTTACGGTGTGCTCTCGCAGTTCACCGATGAAGGGACGGGGCATCCCACTCTGAAGGATTTTATAAACATTCCGGGCATTTACGCGGCAGGGCGGTTGGATCGCGACAGCGAGGGATTGTTGCTGCTTACCGATGATGGCGCCTTGATAAAACGCCTGACCGACCCGAAACATCATCTGGAGAAGACGTATCTGGTGATGGTGGAGGGGGAGCCGACTCCCGAAAAGTTGAACCAGCTCTCCAGTGGGATCCAGATCAAAGGGCATTTCACCCGTCCCGCCTCCTTCCGCCTCATCGCTGACCCAATCCTGCCAGCCAGACCCAGGCCTGTCACCCCGCACGGACCGACTCACTGGCTTGAAGTGAAATTGAGCGAGGGCAAAAAGCGACAGATCCGTCACATGACAGCGGCGGTTGGCTTGTTCGCATTGCGGATAATTCGTGTTGCGATCGGTACCGTTCGGTTGGGGAATTTAGAAGCTGGTCATTGGCGTGACCTGACCGGGGACGAGCTCATCCAATTGACCTGA
- a CDS encoding glycosyltransferase family 39 protein gives MGAQIGCFMAIRGNHASPDVRIDVPTGKRVESLRMKHIGNSTYIREAVIIFFIALVAYGYISSERDVNINSRLALVKAVVDEGRLEIDSYHNAELYTNDKAYYDGHYYSDKAIGASVLGTAVYYPLRWIYYKSDIRLTPRLFREWITFWAIGFPSALLAPVLYLLVRRLNGGKWVAFLVTMGICLGTPLFKYATAFYGHTLAAVLYFLAFAIWFSIRGAAAARPALVFLSGFLMGFAVITEYPTLILILTLIVYIIFTLYSIGQHWNMGIYASLLSGIAIPVVLLALYNLSIYGTPLALGYLHEADETFKEAHAANLMGIGAPDLLVFYYQTLHPTFGIFWQCPILLLGVVGYYFMARQTRFLPELAFSLVSILVYLLVISGYYMWWGGVSFTPRHIIPILPLFALPLAFLPIRLAPVLFASAAVSLFQNLLIAASAETGLAAYLEMVFEGKMIPIYNGSVIYDICLPNVLGGELMNNRGLDIFSLTGAKSLLPLFGIEILMVALFFRMRSSAP, from the coding sequence ATGGGCGCCCAGATTGGTTGTTTCATGGCGATTCGAGGAAATCATGCTTCTCCGGATGTCAGGATTGACGTTCCAACAGGCAAACGTGTAGAATCCCTGCGCATGAAGCACATTGGTAATTCGACATACATACGGGAAGCGGTGATCATTTTTTTTATCGCGCTTGTTGCCTATGGATACATCTCGAGCGAACGTGACGTCAATATCAATTCGCGGCTGGCGTTGGTAAAAGCTGTTGTTGATGAGGGGAGGCTGGAGATCGATTCCTATCACAACGCGGAACTATACACAAATGATAAAGCTTACTATGATGGGCATTATTATTCCGATAAAGCGATCGGCGCTTCGGTGTTGGGGACGGCGGTTTATTATCCTTTGCGTTGGATTTACTATAAATCGGACATCCGCCTTACCCCTCGGCTATTTCGCGAGTGGATCACGTTTTGGGCGATTGGTTTTCCGTCGGCTCTCCTTGCGCCAGTATTGTATCTACTGGTGAGACGCCTTAATGGTGGAAAGTGGGTTGCCTTCCTTGTCACCATGGGCATATGTTTGGGGACGCCCCTGTTCAAATACGCAACAGCCTTCTATGGGCACACGCTTGCCGCAGTATTGTATTTTCTTGCCTTTGCGATCTGGTTCAGCATCCGGGGAGCAGCGGCTGCCCGACCCGCATTGGTGTTTCTCTCCGGCTTTCTGATGGGTTTCGCCGTTATTACCGAATATCCCACGCTTATCCTCATTCTCACCCTGATTGTTTACATTATTTTTACGCTTTATTCCATCGGCCAGCATTGGAATATGGGGATCTACGCATCCCTCCTGTCAGGCATTGCGATTCCCGTGGTGCTTCTTGCGCTTTACAACCTGAGCATATATGGGACCCCTCTTGCTCTCGGTTATCTCCATGAAGCAGACGAAACTTTCAAGGAGGCGCATGCCGCGAACTTGATGGGCATTGGCGCGCCGGATCTGCTGGTGTTCTATTATCAAACCCTGCATCCCACGTTCGGCATTTTTTGGCAATGCCCGATCCTGCTACTGGGTGTGGTGGGTTATTATTTTATGGCTCGGCAAACACGGTTCCTGCCCGAACTGGCATTCAGCCTGGTTTCGATCCTGGTCTACTTGTTGGTGATTTCAGGCTATTACATGTGGTGGGGAGGTGTCTCTTTCACGCCTCGTCATATCATACCGATCCTTCCGTTGTTTGCGCTCCCGCTGGCGTTCCTTCCCATTCGCTTGGCTCCAGTCTTATTCGCATCAGCCGCTGTCTCTCTATTTCAAAACCTGCTCATCGCCGCCAGCGCCGAGACGGGGCTGGCGGCCTACCTCGAAATGGTCTTCGAAGGGAAGATGATTCCAATTTATAACGGGTCTGTTATTTACGATATCTGCCTGCCCAATGTGTTGGGCGGCGAACTGATGAACAACCGCGGCTTGGATATTTTTTCGCTAACCGGGGCGAAAAGCCTTCTCCCGCTTTTCGGCATTGAGATTTTAATGGTGGCCTTGTTTTTTCGGATGAGATCATCTGCGCCATAG